Proteins co-encoded in one Opitutus terrae PB90-1 genomic window:
- a CDS encoding NCS2 family permease produces MLNRFFQLDANRTTLGRELQAGLTTFAAMAYILAVNPAILSATGMDKPALVTVTAITAALATTIMALLTNYPIALAPGMGINAFFTYTICLAKGVPWPEALGMVFVNGVIFLVLSVTGVREKIIAAIPHALKIAVTCGIGLFIAFIGLKNGGVIVANPATFVSHGDFAAPPVALCLGGIVLTAILVSRRVPGAIVLSIAIITLAGLLVPDGQGGAVTRWPADLVTAPASPAPVLLKLSFNFLASTDALLVALPLILTLLLVDMFDNIGTLIGVTKRAGFLRPDGTLPKAGRALIADSVATLLSALAGTSTVVSYIESASGVEAGGRTGLTTLTTAALMLLALFFTPLILMVPAVATAPALVIVGVFMMQSVTEIEMRDFAIAAPAVLTILAIPFTFSIAEGIGLGLIVAAVLALTTGQPKNMTPVGYAVAAVFFLQFFRIWPFGG; encoded by the coding sequence ATGCTGAACCGCTTCTTTCAACTCGACGCGAACCGCACCACGCTCGGCCGCGAACTTCAGGCCGGACTCACGACGTTCGCGGCGATGGCCTACATCCTGGCGGTGAACCCGGCGATCCTCTCTGCCACGGGCATGGACAAGCCCGCGCTCGTCACCGTCACCGCGATCACCGCCGCGCTCGCGACGACGATCATGGCGCTGCTCACCAACTACCCGATCGCGCTCGCGCCGGGCATGGGGATCAACGCGTTTTTCACCTACACGATCTGCCTCGCGAAGGGCGTGCCGTGGCCGGAGGCGCTCGGCATGGTGTTCGTCAACGGCGTGATCTTCCTCGTGCTGTCGGTCACCGGCGTCCGCGAGAAGATCATCGCGGCGATTCCGCACGCGCTGAAGATCGCGGTCACGTGCGGCATCGGACTCTTCATCGCTTTCATCGGACTCAAGAACGGAGGCGTGATCGTCGCGAATCCCGCCACGTTCGTCTCGCATGGCGACTTCGCCGCGCCACCCGTCGCGCTCTGCCTTGGCGGCATCGTGCTCACTGCGATTCTCGTGTCGCGCCGCGTACCCGGCGCGATCGTGCTCAGCATCGCGATCATCACCTTGGCCGGATTACTCGTCCCCGACGGTCAGGGCGGTGCGGTCACGCGATGGCCGGCGGATCTCGTCACCGCGCCGGCCTCGCCCGCGCCGGTGTTGCTCAAGCTGTCCTTCAACTTTCTCGCGAGCACCGATGCGCTCCTCGTGGCGCTCCCGCTGATCCTCACGCTGCTGCTGGTGGATATGTTCGACAACATCGGCACGTTGATTGGCGTCACGAAGCGCGCGGGTTTTCTCCGCCCTGACGGCACGCTGCCCAAAGCCGGCCGCGCCCTGATCGCCGATTCGGTCGCCACGCTCCTCAGCGCGCTCGCTGGAACCTCAACGGTCGTCAGCTACATCGAGTCAGCCTCTGGAGTCGAGGCGGGCGGTCGCACCGGACTCACCACGCTGACGACCGCCGCGCTCATGCTGCTCGCGCTGTTCTTCACGCCCCTGATTCTGATGGTGCCCGCCGTCGCTACGGCGCCCGCGCTCGTGATCGTCGGCGTGTTCATGATGCAGTCGGTGACCGAAATCGAAATGCGCGACTTTGCGATCGCCGCTCCCGCCGTGCTGACGATTCTGGCGATTCCCTTTACGTTCAGCATCGCCGAAGGCATCGGCCTGGGCCTGATCGTTGCCGCCGTCCTCGCGCTGACCACCGGTCAGCCCAAGAACATGACGCCCGTCGGCTACGCCGTAGCCGCGGTGTTCTTCCTCCAATTTTTCCGCATCTGGCCGTTCGGAGGGTAA